Genomic window (Streptosporangium brasiliense):
AGGCGATGCGGCAGGGGGTGGACGGCCTCTGGCTGGCGGCCGGGGTCGGGCTGGCGATCATCGTGGTGGTGTGGCCGCTCGCGCCCTGGCTGGTCCAGCTGATCGGCGCCGAGGGCGAGCTGGCCCGGCAGGCGGTGACCTATCTGAGGATCAGCCTGCTGGGCGTCCCGGCCATGCTGCTCGTACTGGCCGGGACCGGCGTGCTGCGCGGTTTGCAGGACACCGCCACCCCGCTGCTGGTGTCCGTCGGCTCCTTCACGCTCAACGCGGTGCTCAACATCGTGTTCGTCCTGGGCCTGGGCTGGGGCGTCGCGGGCTCGGCCTGGGGCACGGTGCTGGCCCAGTCGCTCGGCGCCGCGGTCTATCTCGCCCTGGTGTTCGGGCGGCACAAGGCGCCGCTCCGGCCCGATCTGGCGGGCATCAGGGCGGCGGGCTCGGCCGGGGTCGCCCTGGTCGTCCGTACGGCGTGCATGCAGATGGTGCTGACCGTCTCGGCGGCCGTGGCCACCCGCATGGGCGAGACCCAGATCGAGGCCCACACGGTCGCCTTCAGGATCTGGACCCTGCTGGCCTTCGCCCTGGACGCCATCGCCATCGCCGGGCAGGCCATCACCGGCCGCACCCTGGGCGCCGGCGACGTGGCCGGGACCCGGGCGGCGACCCGGAGGATGGTCATGT
Coding sequences:
- a CDS encoding MATE family efflux transporter, encoding MPLTPRAGRDHDRQILRLAVPAFGALVAEPLFLLTDTVVVGRLPAPALGALGVASTVLSVLVGLCVFLAYGTTAAVARQIGAGNHRQAMRQGVDGLWLAAGVGLAIIVVVWPLAPWLVQLIGAEGELARQAVTYLRISLLGVPAMLLVLAGTGVLRGLQDTATPLLVSVGSFTLNAVLNIVFVLGLGWGVAGSAWGTVLAQSLGAAVYLALVFGRHKAPLRPDLAGIRAAGSAGVALVVRTACMQMVLTVSAAVATRMGETQIEAHTVAFRIWTLLAFALDAIAIAGQAITGRTLGAGDVAGTRAATRRMVMWGIGSGVVLGLALVVARPFVPALFGADPAVAGELLGLLWVAAALQPAAGVVFVLDGVLIGAGDQRYLAWASLWTTLAYLPAALLVVTVGGGLIALWLALGVWMTARLVTLGLRAYGRAWLVIGA